One stretch of Gopherus flavomarginatus isolate rGopFla2 chromosome 2, rGopFla2.mat.asm, whole genome shotgun sequence DNA includes these proteins:
- the FANCD2OS gene encoding FANCD2 opposite strand protein — MAGGYQLWAPWSPLDESLQWLRGATPRPCTKHPFRAAPRGSCPQSAAADLEVQLCFQGLSLVLEPGAKGPSLPAGEPRRSAALRKPQAVRLSGLDSVFGRLVTAQPPRWTGSFRVSERSAFCQVISPRQRWPRGLREPQVRMAVAMCRQMLRAILLLYAAYKKCAFALQHSR, encoded by the coding sequence ATGGCCGGCGGGTACCAGCTGTGGGCGCCCTGGTCGCCGCTGGACGAGTCCCTGCAGTGGCTGCGGGGCGCCACCCCCCGGCCGTGCACCAAGCACCCGTTCCGGGCGGCGCCGCGCGGCTCCTGCCCGCAGAGCGCGGCCGCGGACCTGGAGGTGCAGCTGTGCTTCCAGGGGCTCAGCCTGGTGCTGGAGCCGGGCGCCAAGGGGCCCAGCCTGCCGGCGGGGGAGCCGCGGCGGAGCGCGGCGCTGCGCAAGCCCCAGGCGGTGCGGCTCAGCGGGCTGGACTCGGTCTTCGGGCGGCTGGTGACGGCGCAGCCCCCGCGCTGGACCGGCTCGTTCCGGGTGTCGGAGCGCTCGGCTTTCTGCCAAGTGATCAGCCCCCGGCAGCGCTGGCCCCGCGGGCTCCGCGAGCCGCAGGTCCGCATGGCCGTGGCCATGTGCCGGCAGATGCTGCGGGCCATCCTGCTGCTCTACGCCGCCTACAAGAAGTGCGCCTTCGCCCTGCAGCACTCGCGCTGA